The following are encoded together in the Blattabacterium cuenoti BPAA genome:
- the rplX gene encoding 50S ribosomal protein L24, translated as MKRKIKREDKILVLSGNYKGTEGIIVKIFSKKNKAIIRGINMIKRHTKPSPKKPKGGIIEKEAPIHLSNLKKIN; from the coding sequence ATGAAAAGAAAAATAAAAAGAGAAGACAAAATATTGGTTCTATCAGGAAATTATAAGGGAACTGAAGGTATAATTGTTAAAATTTTTTCAAAAAAAAACAAGGCTATTATACGTGGAATAAATATGATTAAAAGACATACTAAACCCTCTCCAAAAAAACCTAAAGGTGGAATTATAGAAAAAGAAGCTCCCATACATTTATCTAATTTGAAAAAAATTAATTAG
- the rplN gene encoding 50S ribosomal protein L14: MLQQESRCKVSDNTGAKEVLIIRVLGGTRRRYASLGDTVVVTVKVAVSGGSIVKKGQVCKAVLIRTKNRTRRKDGSYISFDDNACVLINASGEIMGTRVFGPVARELREKEYMKIVSLAQEVL; encoded by the coding sequence ATGTTGCAACAAGAATCTAGATGTAAAGTATCGGATAATACAGGAGCTAAGGAAGTTTTAATTATTAGGGTGTTAGGTGGAACTAGAAGAAGATATGCTTCATTGGGTGATACTGTTGTAGTTACTGTAAAAGTTGCTGTTTCTGGAGGAAGTATAGTAAAAAAAGGACAAGTTTGTAAAGCTGTATTGATCAGGACAAAAAATAGAACTAGAAGGAAAGATGGATCTTATATAAGTTTTGATGATAATGCTTGTGTGTTAATTAATGCTTCTGGAGAAATAATGGGAACAAGAGTGTTTGGTCCAGTAGCAAGAGAACTTAGAGAAAAAGAATATATGAAAATTGTTTCTTTAGCACAAGAAGTTTTATAA
- the rpsQ gene encoding 30S ribosomal protein S17, whose amino-acid sequence MISQSEKKIRNTRKQRQGIVISDKMNKTVVVYEIKKVKHRYYGKSVTKKKKYMVHDEKNISKNGDKVNIMEIRPVSKRKSWRLVSILKKSD is encoded by the coding sequence ATGATATCTCAATCTGAGAAAAAAATTAGAAATACTCGAAAACAAAGACAAGGAATAGTTATAAGTGATAAAATGAATAAAACTGTTGTTGTATATGAAATTAAGAAAGTAAAACATAGATACTATGGAAAAAGTGTTACAAAGAAAAAAAAATATATGGTTCATGATGAAAAAAATATATCTAAAAATGGAGATAAAGTAAATATTATGGAAATACGTCCTGTGAGTAAAAGAAAGTCTTGGAGATTAGTTTCTATATTGAAAAAATCTGATTGA
- the rpmC gene encoding 50S ribosomal protein L29 — translation MNNLNTNKIPIHDLMKKIKQYQKDYQNMKFYHHIKTLKNPMKIRFLRRNIAKLKTEYNKINQ, via the coding sequence ATGAATAATTTAAATACAAATAAAATTCCAATTCATGATTTGATGAAAAAAATTAAACAATATCAAAAAGATTATCAAAATATGAAATTTTACCATCATATCAAAACATTAAAAAATCCTATGAAAATTAGATTTCTTAGAAGAAACATTGCTAAATTAAAAACAGAATATAATAAAATAAACCAATGA
- the rplP gene encoding 50S ribosomal protein L16 — translation MLQPKKTKYKKKQKGRIRGNAKKGFLLSRGLYGVKALEGSWITSRQLEASRVAATRYMKREGKLWINIFPDKPATKKPQEVRMGKGKGPVEFWVAVVKPGRILFEIDGVEMNIAKEALRLAAQKLPIKVKFVFSHEIKL, via the coding sequence ATGTTACAACCAAAAAAAACAAAATATAAAAAGAAACAAAAAGGAAGAATTCGTGGGAATGCTAAAAAAGGTTTTCTTCTTTCTAGAGGTTTATATGGGGTTAAAGCTTTAGAAGGATCTTGGATTACTTCTAGACAATTAGAGGCATCAAGAGTCGCTGCTACAAGATATATGAAAAGAGAAGGAAAATTATGGATTAACATTTTTCCTGATAAACCTGCTACAAAAAAACCACAGGAAGTACGTATGGGAAAAGGAAAAGGGCCTGTTGAATTTTGGGTAGCTGTAGTTAAACCTGGTAGAATATTATTTGAAATAGATGGAGTAGAAATGAATATAGCTAAAGAAGCATTAAGGTTAGCTGCTCAGAAACTTCCTATAAAAGTAAAATTTGTTTTTTCTCATGAAATAAAATTATGA
- the rpsC gene encoding 30S ribosomal protein S3, which yields MGQKTNPIVNRLGIITGWQSSWCNNYKDRIQEDFKVRRYIEARFPKGIVSRIFIERTLKFITITIRTSRPALVIGKRGDEVDTVRKELKKLTKKEIQINISEVKRPELDAPLIAKGLVRQLENRISYKKAIKLFVLSAIRMNAQGIKIQISGRLNGSEMARCETYKEGRISLGTFRADVDYHMAVAHTVYGSIGIKVWIMKGEIYGKRELTPLLETQKRQRSHRFSYMNRKKNK from the coding sequence ATGGGACAAAAAACAAATCCAATTGTTAATCGTTTGGGAATTATAACAGGATGGCAATCTAGTTGGTGTAATAATTACAAAGACAGAATACAGGAAGATTTTAAAGTAAGAAGATATATAGAAGCTAGATTTCCAAAAGGAATAGTATCCCGTATTTTTATAGAAAGAACTTTAAAATTTATAACAATAACGATTAGAACATCAAGACCAGCTCTTGTAATAGGAAAAAGAGGAGATGAAGTAGATACAGTAAGAAAAGAATTAAAAAAACTCACTAAAAAAGAAATACAAATCAATATTTCTGAAGTAAAACGTCCTGAATTAGATGCTCCATTAATTGCGAAAGGTTTGGTTAGACAACTTGAAAATCGTATTTCTTATAAGAAAGCAATTAAATTATTTGTTCTTTCTGCTATAAGAATGAATGCTCAAGGTATAAAAATTCAAATTTCTGGAAGACTTAATGGTTCAGAAATGGCAAGATGTGAAACTTACAAAGAAGGAAGAATTTCTCTTGGAACTTTTCGTGCTGATGTAGATTATCATATGGCAGTAGCTCATACTGTTTATGGAAGTATAGGGATTAAAGTATGGATAATGAAAGGAGAAATATATGGAAAAAGAGAATTGACTCCATTATTAGAAACTCAAAAAAGACAAAGAAGTCATAGATTTTCTTACATGAACAGAAAAAAAAATAAATAA
- a CDS encoding large ribosomal subunit protein uL22 has translation MKQETNIVSASLNGIRNSPRKMRLIANLIKNKEIYLALDLLTYSKKRKISLIFKKLLFSLLSNWKIKHHQYNSDHREFLYIKEIRVNQGKTLKRLRPIPQGRGHRIRKRSSNIIVFLDKKKEI, from the coding sequence ATGAAACAGGAAACAAACATAGTTTCAGCTTCTTTGAATGGAATAAGAAACTCTCCTAGGAAAATGAGATTGATAGCAAATTTAATTAAAAATAAAGAAATTTATCTAGCTTTGGATCTTTTAACTTATAGTAAAAAAAGAAAAATTTCTTTAATTTTCAAAAAATTACTTTTTTCTTTGTTATCTAACTGGAAAATAAAGCATCATCAATATAATTCTGATCATAGAGAATTTTTATATATAAAAGAAATTAGAGTAAATCAAGGTAAAACCCTAAAAAGACTACGTCCTATTCCTCAAGGAAGAGGACATAGAATAAGAAAAAGATCAAGTAATATCATAGTTTTTTTAGACAAAAAAAAAGAAATATAA
- the rpsS gene encoding 30S ribosomal protein S19: MARSLKKGPFVSHKLHKKVLNNLKLDKKTIIKTWSRPSTILPDFVGQTFSVHNGKQFINVYITENMIGHKLGEFAPTRVFRGHAGSKNKLKTTKN; this comes from the coding sequence ATGGCAAGATCTTTGAAAAAAGGCCCATTTGTTTCTCACAAATTACATAAAAAAGTATTGAACAATCTAAAATTAGATAAAAAAACAATAATAAAAACTTGGTCTAGGCCTTCCACAATTTTACCCGATTTTGTCGGACAAACTTTTTCTGTTCATAATGGAAAACAATTTATCAATGTATATATTACGGAAAATATGATTGGTCATAAGCTTGGAGAATTTGCTCCTACCCGTGTTTTTAGAGGACATGCAGGATCCAAAAATAAGTTGAAAACAACAAAAAATTAG
- the rplB gene encoding 50S ribosomal protein L2 produces the protein MSIKKLKPITPGQRFRIVNCFDQLTTKFNSEKTLVKGKCKSGGRNNVGRMTMRYVGGGHKKKYRKIDFKRKKFGISAIIKSIEYDPNRSCFISLLHYKDGEKRYIVSMEGFKIGEKVISGKNISFNIGNSTFLSEIPLGTNISCIELKPGQGAKIARSAGSFAQLFAKDEKYATIKLPSGEVRMIMVTCMATIGIVSNPDHQLETFGKAGRKRHIGRRPRTRGVAMNPVDHPMGGGEGKASGGIPRNRKGKPAKGFRTRSKKRYSNKYILQKRRK, from the coding sequence ATGTCAATAAAAAAGTTAAAACCTATAACACCTGGTCAACGTTTTAGAATTGTAAATTGTTTTGATCAACTTACTACAAAATTTAATTCCGAAAAAACTTTAGTAAAAGGAAAGTGTAAATCTGGAGGTAGAAACAATGTAGGTCGTATGACCATGCGTTATGTTGGTGGTGGACATAAAAAAAAATATAGAAAAATAGATTTTAAAAGAAAAAAATTTGGGATTTCTGCTATTATAAAATCTATAGAATATGATCCCAATCGGTCTTGTTTTATATCTTTACTTCATTATAAGGATGGAGAAAAAAGGTATATTGTATCAATGGAAGGATTCAAAATAGGAGAAAAAGTAATTTCCGGAAAAAATATATCTTTTAACATAGGAAATTCTACTTTTTTAAGTGAAATCCCTTTAGGGACCAATATATCTTGTATAGAACTTAAACCAGGACAAGGTGCTAAAATAGCAAGAAGTGCTGGATCTTTTGCTCAATTATTTGCAAAAGATGAAAAATATGCGACAATTAAACTTCCTTCTGGAGAAGTTAGAATGATCATGGTTACTTGTATGGCTACAATTGGAATTGTTTCTAATCCTGATCATCAGTTAGAAACATTTGGAAAAGCTGGAAGAAAAAGACACATAGGAAGGAGACCTAGAACAAGGGGTGTTGCTATGAATCCTGTAGATCATCCAATGGGAGGAGGAGAAGGAAAGGCTTCTGGAGGAATACCTAGAAATAGAAAAGGAAAACCCGCTAAAGGATTTAGAACTCGTTCTAAAAAACGATATTCTAATAAATATATTTTACAAAAAAGAAGGAAATAA
- a CDS encoding 50S ribosomal protein L23, translated as MILIKPFITEKSYKGNKYNCYTFSVDINCNKIQIQKKINKLFGFSVKSIRTMIYPRKNKSKYTKKGFLYGKTNKIKKAIVQFFENQKIDFLNKEEF; from the coding sequence ATGATTTTAATAAAACCTTTTATCACAGAAAAATCTTATAAAGGAAATAAATATAATTGTTATACTTTTTCTGTAGATATAAATTGTAATAAAATTCAAATTCAAAAAAAAATAAATAAATTGTTTGGTTTTTCTGTAAAAAGTATTAGAACAATGATTTATCCTAGAAAAAACAAATCTAAGTATACTAAAAAAGGGTTTCTTTATGGAAAAACCAATAAAATAAAAAAAGCTATTGTTCAATTTTTTGAAAATCAAAAAATTGATTTTTTAAACAAAGAAGAATTTTAA
- the rplD gene encoding 50S ribosomal protein L4 has product MKLKILDIQGNDTDKRIEFHETIFFKKSYNHSLYLEIKRYLLAQRQGTHKSKERGELSGSTKKLHRQKGTGGSRKGNIKNPIFRGGGRVFGPKPRKYLIKLNKRTKNIVRKFLIEQKLVRNKILIIENLKLNAPKTKFFLKLLKSLQLENKKSLMIIGETNKNLYLSSRNLTNFKLLSVNELDCFSLIKFPYIIFSEDSVKKIYQFLSMH; this is encoded by the coding sequence ATGAAATTAAAAATTTTAGATATTCAAGGGAATGATACTGATAAAAGAATAGAGTTTCACGAAACTATTTTTTTTAAAAAATCTTATAATCATTCTCTGTATTTAGAGATCAAAAGATATTTATTAGCTCAACGTCAAGGAACACATAAATCTAAAGAAAGAGGAGAATTATCTGGAAGTACTAAAAAATTACATAGACAGAAAGGAACTGGAGGTTCTAGAAAAGGGAACATAAAAAATCCTATTTTTAGAGGAGGGGGAAGAGTTTTTGGTCCTAAACCAAGAAAGTATTTAATAAAATTAAACAAACGTACTAAAAATATAGTCAGAAAATTTCTTATAGAACAAAAATTAGTACGTAATAAAATTTTAATTATAGAAAACTTAAAATTAAATGCTCCAAAAACTAAATTTTTTTTAAAATTACTAAAATCTTTACAATTAGAAAATAAAAAATCATTAATGATCATTGGAGAAACAAACAAAAACTTATATTTATCTTCTAGAAACTTAACTAATTTTAAATTGTTAAGTGTAAACGAATTAGATTGTTTTTCATTGATAAAATTTCCATATATTATTTTTTCTGAAGATTCCGTAAAAAAAATTTATCAATTTTTATCTATGCATTAA
- the rplC gene encoding 50S ribosomal protein L3, whose protein sequence is MNGLIGKNIGMTRIFLENGEHVSCTLIQVGPCYIVQIKTIKNDGYSSIQLGIDDLKVIKTNKPLFSHFKKAGLSPKKKLFEFKMNKVSNLVLGTLIKVDIFKEGELVNVKGISKGKGFQGVIKRHNFSGVGESTHGQHNRLRAPGSIGAGSDPSRVFKGKKMAGKMGKKNVTIKNLKILKIETNHNLMILKGSVPGNKNSYLMIQKKE, encoded by the coding sequence ATGAATGGATTAATAGGAAAAAATATAGGAATGACTAGGATTTTTCTGGAAAATGGAGAACATGTTTCATGTACCCTTATTCAAGTAGGGCCTTGTTATATTGTTCAAATAAAAACAATAAAAAATGATGGTTATTCTTCTATTCAATTGGGAATAGATGATCTAAAAGTTATAAAAACTAATAAACCTTTATTTAGTCATTTTAAAAAAGCAGGATTATCTCCGAAAAAAAAATTGTTTGAATTTAAAATGAATAAAGTATCTAATTTGGTTTTGGGGACTTTGATCAAAGTTGATATTTTCAAAGAAGGGGAATTAGTAAATGTAAAAGGAATTTCTAAAGGAAAAGGGTTTCAAGGTGTAATTAAAAGACATAATTTTTCAGGAGTGGGAGAAAGTACTCATGGACAACATAATCGTTTGAGAGCTCCAGGATCAATAGGAGCTGGCTCTGATCCATCACGTGTTTTTAAAGGAAAAAAAATGGCTGGAAAAATGGGAAAAAAAAACGTAACTATTAAAAATTTAAAAATATTGAAAATAGAAACCAATCACAATCTCATGATTCTAAAAGGATCAGTTCCAGGAAATAAAAATTCATATTTAATGATTCAAAAAAAAGAATGA
- the rpsJ gene encoding 30S ribosomal protein S10 — protein MGHDIKIKLKSYDYNLLDKSAEKIVNSVLPTGVVLNGPVPLPTEKKIFTVLRSPHVNKKSREQFFLPTHKRLLQIHNASSKTVDALMKLELPSGVEAEIKV, from the coding sequence ATGGGTCATGATATAAAAATTAAATTAAAATCTTATGATTATAATTTATTAGACAAATCAGCCGAGAAAATTGTAAATTCTGTCCTTCCCACAGGAGTTGTACTGAACGGACCAGTTCCTTTGCCTACTGAAAAAAAAATATTTACAGTATTACGTTCTCCTCATGTAAATAAAAAATCAAGAGAACAATTTTTTCTTCCTACTCATAAGAGACTTTTACAAATTCATAACGCTTCGTCTAAAACAGTAGATGCTTTAATGAAATTGGAATTACCCAGTGGAGTAGAAGCAGAAATAAAAGTATAA
- the fusA gene encoding elongation factor G, producing MEKDLKYTRNIGIAAHIDAGKTTTTERILFYTGINHKIGEVHDGAATMDWMQQEQERGITITSAATCCEWMYNRKKYQINIIDTPGHVDFTVEVERSMRVLDGMVVLFSAVDGVEPQSETIWRQADKYEIPRIAFVNKMDRQGADFFNVCSQIRKILGANSIPLQIPIGIGDNFKGVIDLIENKSIIWDEKNYGMTYYQIPIPENMKNMVCDYQNQLLETLSEHDDVIMEKFLYGKENYSSISKEEILFSLRENTIKMNVIPILCGSSFKNKGVQAILDAICRYLPSPLEVKDIVGVNPINQKKETRKPSENEPFSALAFKIASDPFVGRLAFFRVYSGKIGSGSYSFNARSGNKERISRIYQMHANKQNPVDKIGAGDIAAVVGFKDIKTGDTLCDEKYPILLETILFPEPVIGLAIEPKYKSDIDKMSFALSKLMEEDPTFQVRTDNYTGQTIISGMGELHLEIIVDRMKREFKVEVNQGKPQVEYKEALTNLVEHREIYKKQTGGRGKYADILFRLEPGNIGQTGLVFINKIKGGNIPKEYVPSIEKGFREMMKNGPLSGYEIDSAKVTVLDGSYHSVDSDQLSFELAGKLGFRKAAKKANPILLEPIMKLEVLIPEENMGDIIGDLNRRRGILQNMNSKNNIKAIQALVPLSEMFGYVTVLRTLSSGRGTSVMEFSHYDTVPVTIIENIIIENKNQKKNNRRKN from the coding sequence ATGGAAAAAGATTTAAAATATACAAGAAATATAGGAATCGCAGCGCATATTGATGCGGGAAAAACTACTACTACAGAAAGAATTTTATTTTATACAGGAATAAATCACAAAATAGGAGAAGTTCATGATGGAGCGGCTACTATGGATTGGATGCAACAAGAGCAAGAACGTGGAATAACGATTACTTCTGCAGCTACATGTTGTGAATGGATGTATAATAGAAAGAAATATCAAATTAATATTATAGATACTCCAGGTCATGTAGATTTTACTGTAGAAGTAGAAAGATCTATGAGAGTTTTAGATGGAATGGTCGTTTTATTTAGTGCAGTAGATGGGGTAGAACCTCAATCTGAAACTATATGGAGACAAGCAGATAAATATGAGATTCCTAGAATAGCTTTTGTAAACAAAATGGATCGTCAAGGTGCTGATTTTTTTAATGTATGTTCTCAAATACGGAAAATTTTAGGAGCAAATTCAATTCCTCTACAAATTCCTATTGGAATTGGAGATAATTTTAAAGGAGTCATAGATTTAATTGAAAATAAATCTATTATATGGGATGAAAAAAATTATGGAATGACATATTATCAGATTCCTATTCCAGAAAATATGAAAAATATGGTTTGTGATTATCAAAATCAACTTCTTGAAACGTTATCTGAACATGATGATGTAATCATGGAAAAGTTTTTATATGGAAAGGAAAATTATTCTTCTATTTCAAAAGAGGAAATTCTTTTTTCTTTACGAGAAAATACCATAAAAATGAATGTTATTCCTATTTTATGTGGTTCTTCTTTCAAAAATAAAGGAGTTCAAGCTATATTGGATGCTATATGTAGATATTTACCTTCTCCTCTTGAAGTAAAAGATATAGTGGGAGTAAATCCTATAAATCAAAAGAAAGAAACAAGAAAACCTAGTGAAAATGAACCTTTTTCTGCCTTGGCTTTTAAAATTGCAAGTGATCCTTTTGTTGGTAGATTAGCCTTCTTTAGAGTTTATTCTGGAAAGATAGGATCAGGTTCTTATAGTTTTAATGCTAGATCAGGAAATAAAGAACGAATATCTAGGATATATCAAATGCATGCAAATAAACAAAATCCAGTAGATAAAATTGGAGCTGGAGATATAGCTGCGGTGGTAGGGTTCAAAGACATAAAAACAGGTGATACTTTGTGTGATGAAAAATATCCAATTTTGTTGGAAACAATATTATTCCCCGAACCAGTAATTGGGTTAGCTATTGAGCCTAAATATAAATCGGATATAGATAAAATGAGTTTTGCTTTATCAAAATTAATGGAAGAAGATCCTACTTTTCAAGTGAGAACAGATAATTATACAGGTCAAACTATTATTTCCGGTATGGGTGAACTTCATTTGGAAATTATTGTGGATAGGATGAAGAGAGAATTTAAAGTAGAAGTTAATCAGGGAAAACCTCAAGTAGAATATAAAGAAGCTCTAACGAATTTAGTAGAACATAGAGAAATTTATAAAAAACAAACAGGAGGTAGAGGAAAATATGCGGATATATTATTTAGATTGGAACCCGGAAATATAGGTCAAACTGGATTAGTTTTTATTAATAAAATAAAAGGAGGAAATATCCCAAAAGAATATGTTCCTTCTATAGAAAAGGGATTTAGAGAAATGATGAAAAATGGTCCTTTATCTGGATATGAAATAGATAGTGCTAAAGTTACTGTTTTAGATGGATCTTATCATTCTGTTGATTCTGATCAACTATCTTTTGAATTAGCAGGAAAATTAGGTTTTAGAAAAGCGGCAAAGAAAGCTAACCCTATTTTATTAGAACCAATTATGAAATTGGAAGTTCTCATTCCAGAAGAAAATATGGGAGATATAATAGGAGATTTAAATCGTAGAAGAGGAATTCTGCAAAATATGAATAGTAAAAATAATATAAAAGCAATTCAAGCTTTAGTTCCATTATCAGAAATGTTTGGATATGTTACTGTATTACGAACACTTTCTTCTGGTAGAGGGACTTCTGTTATGGAGTTTTCCCATTATGATACAGTCCCTGTAACTATAATAGAAAATATAATTATAGAAAATAAAAATCAAAAAAAAAATAATAGAAGAAAAAATTGA
- the rpsG gene encoding 30S ribosomal protein S7 produces the protein MRKVKKKEKVYFPDPKFHDPLVTRFVNHLMKNGKKNIAYNIFYNAMEKIDMIKEKEEKPALEIWKEGLKNVMPHVEVRSRRIGGSNIQVPVPISSNSKITKAMKLLISSASTRNEKTMANKLAYETWDAFHEQGEAVKRKENIHKMAEANKAFSHFRF, from the coding sequence ATGAGAAAAGTTAAAAAAAAAGAAAAAGTATATTTTCCTGATCCTAAATTTCATGATCCTCTAGTAACACGTTTTGTGAATCATTTAATGAAAAATGGTAAAAAAAATATAGCTTATAATATATTTTACAATGCTATGGAAAAAATAGACATGATCAAGGAAAAAGAAGAAAAGCCTGCGTTGGAAATATGGAAGGAAGGATTAAAAAATGTCATGCCTCATGTAGAAGTGAGAAGTCGTCGTATAGGAGGATCTAATATCCAAGTGCCTGTTCCTATTTCTTCTAATAGTAAAATAACAAAAGCAATGAAATTGTTAATATCTAGTGCTTCTACTAGAAATGAAAAAACAATGGCTAATAAATTGGCATATGAAACATGGGACGCTTTTCATGAACAAGGTGAAGCTGTGAAAAGAAAAGAAAATATTCATAAGATGGCCGAAGCAAATAAAGCCTTTTCGCATTTTAGATTTTAG
- the rpsL gene encoding 30S ribosomal protein S12 encodes MPTIQQLIRKGRNSVSKKRKSVALEFCPQKRGVCTRVYTTTPKKPNSAMRKVARVRFTNGREVISYITGEGHNLQEHSIVLVKGGRVKDLPGVKYKIVRGARDTAGVNGRKKSRSKYGAKIAKKD; translated from the coding sequence ATGCCTACTATACAGCAATTAATAAGAAAAGGAAGAAATTCTGTTTCTAAAAAGAGGAAATCTGTAGCTCTAGAATTTTGTCCTCAAAAAAGAGGAGTCTGTACTAGAGTTTATACTACTACACCAAAGAAACCAAACTCCGCTATGCGAAAAGTCGCTCGTGTTCGTTTTACAAACGGAAGAGAAGTCATTAGTTATATTACAGGAGAAGGACATAATCTTCAAGAACATTCTATTGTATTAGTTAAAGGAGGAAGAGTAAAGGATTTACCAGGGGTAAAATATAAAATAGTACGGGGGGCTAGAGATACAGCTGGAGTCAATGGAAGAAAAAAAAGTAGAAGTAAATATGGAGCTAAAATAGCTAAAAAAGATTAA
- the map gene encoding type I methionyl aminopeptidase has product MIQLKTIEEIILIKKSAFLASKTLGMLAKEVKPGIHTLYLDKLAEIFIRDHGGKPAFLGLYNFPNTLCVSPNNQVVHGIPNRTPLCEGDILSIDCGVYMNGFYGEHAYTFEVGKVSCDTKEFLECSKKSLYIGISNCKYGNSIGDIGYSIQSYVEKHGYNVVKDLVGHGLGKNMHEDPKIPNFGKKGKGFKLKEGLVLSIEPMVTIGSSEIVFHKDGWTITTLDNKNSAHYEHNVAIVDGLPCLLSTFRYIYKELNIKSLEEDSFQNQKIH; this is encoded by the coding sequence TTGATACAATTGAAAACTATTGAAGAAATAATTTTAATTAAAAAAAGTGCTTTTTTAGCTTCTAAAACATTAGGAATGTTAGCTAAAGAAGTAAAACCAGGGATTCATACTCTTTATTTAGATAAACTTGCAGAAATTTTTATTCGTGATCATGGTGGAAAACCCGCTTTTTTAGGATTATATAATTTTCCGAATACTTTGTGTGTTTCTCCAAATAATCAAGTAGTACATGGAATTCCTAATCGGACCCCTTTATGTGAAGGAGATATATTATCTATAGATTGTGGAGTTTATATGAATGGATTTTATGGAGAACATGCTTATACTTTTGAAGTTGGAAAAGTATCTTGTGATACAAAAGAATTTTTAGAATGTTCTAAAAAATCTCTTTACATTGGAATATCCAATTGTAAATATGGAAATAGTATTGGAGATATAGGTTATTCAATACAATCTTATGTTGAAAAACATGGTTATAATGTAGTGAAAGATCTTGTAGGTCATGGATTGGGGAAAAATATGCATGAAGATCCAAAAATTCCAAATTTTGGAAAAAAAGGAAAAGGTTTTAAATTAAAAGAAGGATTAGTTCTTTCTATAGAACCAATGGTAACCATTGGTTCATCTGAAATAGTTTTTCATAAGGATGGATGGACAATTACTACTCTAGATAACAAAAATTCAGCTCATTATGAACATAATGTAGCGATTGTAGATGGATTACCTTGTTTACTTTCAACTTTTCGTTATATTTATAAAGAACTTAATATAAAATCATTAGAAGAAGATTCTTTTCAAAATCAAAAAATTCATTAA